From Cyanobium sp. AMD-g, one genomic window encodes:
- the minC gene encoding septum site-determining protein MinC: protein MAAALIQAVDDRQPHLLRLPAQQGSASALEEVRYALGSRHIRAGTVVLEAGRWPLRLPELRQLQGLLTPLQLDLIRVAGDHPETLVAAAALGLEIDPGTPQTIAAPAPAVVASDLLVHRGTLRSGDHLQAEGSVLLLGDVNPGARISAAGNVLVWGRLRGIAHAGVAGDRKARIVALQLRPLQLRIADMVARGPEGLPPPGLAEQALLVDGEIRIDPAAPDFSG from the coding sequence GTGGCCGCCGCACTGATCCAGGCCGTCGACGACCGGCAGCCGCACCTGCTGCGGCTGCCGGCCCAGCAGGGCTCCGCCAGTGCCCTGGAGGAAGTGCGCTATGCCCTCGGCAGCCGCCACATCCGGGCGGGCACCGTGGTGCTGGAGGCGGGCCGCTGGCCCCTGCGCCTGCCGGAACTGCGGCAGTTGCAGGGGCTGCTGACCCCCCTGCAGCTCGACTTGATTCGCGTCGCCGGCGACCACCCGGAGACGCTGGTGGCCGCCGCGGCCCTCGGACTCGAGATCGATCCGGGGACGCCGCAAACCATCGCAGCCCCGGCCCCTGCAGTGGTGGCAAGTGATCTTCTGGTGCATCGCGGCACCCTGCGCTCCGGCGACCATCTGCAGGCGGAGGGTTCGGTGCTGCTGCTGGGGGATGTGAACCCCGGCGCCCGCATCAGTGCAGCCGGCAATGTTCTGGTCTGGGGTCGGTTGCGGGGCATCGCCCATGCCGGCGTGGCCGGCGACCGCAAGGCCCGCATCGTCGCCCTGCAGCTGCGGCCCCTGCAGTTGCGCATCGCCGACATGGTGGCCCGGGGACCGGAGGGTCTGCCGCCGCCCGGGTTGGCCGAGCAGGCGCTGCTGGTGGACGGGGAGATCCGCATCGATCCGGCGGCACCGGACTTCAGCGGTTGA
- a CDS encoding HD domain-containing protein, whose translation MSQRTYHDPLHGAIRLDRQDPAEALAIDLIDTAPFQRLRRIRQLGPAFLTFHGAESSRFTHSLGVLAVARLALQQLERLDPSLAQHRGVLYAAALLHDVGHGPLSHSGEEMFGVQHEVWSGRLIRDHPALRDRLDAGAPGRAALVADLLEHGQHPCRAIKALVSSQLDCDRLDYLLRDSYSTGTRYGQLDLERILASLTLAPDGDLALHPRGLMAVEHYLVVRHLMYRSVYNHRLNIVCNWLLNQVIAVARRLGPAVVWADPTMARWLWDRDRLDLDSYLANDDIRTGYHLVRWREEAPPELADPCGRLLERRLPKATDVSDLPPAGRIELLAVARQLCERAGLVAEGCCALQQRQSRGYHHYAGGLRLWDGLRLQALEQRSPLVASLCQTVDMAWLIHPAQVSDDLRAALAVRRQEDGGRQGL comes from the coding sequence ATGAGCCAGCGCACCTACCACGATCCGCTGCACGGGGCGATCCGGCTCGATCGCCAGGACCCCGCCGAAGCTCTGGCGATCGACCTGATCGACACGGCGCCGTTCCAGCGGCTACGGCGCATCCGCCAGCTGGGGCCGGCCTTTCTCACCTTCCATGGGGCGGAATCGAGCCGTTTCACCCATTCCCTGGGGGTGCTGGCGGTGGCGCGGCTGGCCCTGCAGCAGCTGGAGCGTCTCGATCCCTCCCTGGCCCAGCACCGGGGTGTCCTCTATGCCGCCGCCCTGCTGCACGATGTGGGCCACGGACCCCTCAGCCACTCGGGCGAGGAGATGTTCGGCGTGCAGCATGAGGTCTGGTCGGGCCGGCTGATCCGGGACCATCCCGCCCTGCGCGACCGCCTTGACGCCGGTGCCCCCGGCCGGGCCGCCCTGGTGGCCGACCTGCTGGAGCACGGCCAGCACCCCTGCCGGGCCATCAAGGCGCTGGTCAGCAGCCAGCTCGACTGCGACCGGCTCGACTATCTGCTGCGCGACAGCTACAGCACCGGCACCCGCTACGGCCAGCTCGACCTGGAGCGGATCCTCGCCAGCCTCACCCTGGCGCCCGATGGCGATCTGGCCCTGCACCCCCGCGGCCTGATGGCGGTGGAGCACTACCTGGTGGTGCGCCACCTGATGTACCGGAGCGTCTACAACCACCGGCTCAACATCGTCTGCAACTGGCTGCTGAACCAGGTGATCGCCGTGGCCCGCCGGCTCGGTCCCGCCGTGGTGTGGGCCGATCCCACCATGGCCCGCTGGCTCTGGGATCGGGACCGGCTCGATCTCGACAGTTACTTGGCCAACGACGACATCCGCACCGGCTACCACCTGGTGCGCTGGCGTGAGGAGGCCCCCCCGGAACTGGCCGATCCCTGCGGACGACTGCTGGAGCGGCGCCTGCCCAAGGCCACGGACGTGAGCGATCTCCCCCCGGCCGGCCGGATCGAGCTGCTGGCGGTGGCGCGGCAGCTTTGCGAAAGGGCCGGCCTGGTGGCGGAAGGTTGCTGCGCCCTGCAGCAGCGCCAGAGCCGGGGGTATCACCACTACGCCGGGGGCCTGCGGCTCTGGGATGGGCTGCGGCTTCAGGCCCTCGAGCAGCGCTCGCCCCTGGTGGCCAGCCTCTGCCAGACGGTCGACATGGCCTGGCTGATCCACCCGGCCCAGGTGAGCGACGACCTGCGCGCGGCCCTGGCGGTGCGGCGGCAGGAGGACGGGGGCCGCCAGGGCCTCTAG
- the ctpZ gene encoding carboxyl-terminal processing protease CtpZ, which yields MTGLCLQLWLPAPALALSDAQQLVVEAWRLVNQSYVDPARLEAVQWRRLRQKALETSIASSVQAYEAIETMLAPIGDPYTRMLRPEEYATLRSNTQGRVTGVGLQLGLRAGDQRIVVIAPLDASPAADAGIVSGTEILKVDGIPAEVLGLEGTAARLRGPAGSDVLLALRTPAGQPTEVLLDRREVDLQPVRSHRLQSEGHTLGYLRITQFSEPVPQQVRSALAELTAAGGSGPIEGLILDLRNNSGGLVAAGLAVADGLLDGEPIVETQDRGGIAARQQATPGRLYGGPMLTLVNAGTASASEILAGALQDSGRSRLAGSRTFGKGLIQTLINLSDGSGLAVTVARYLTPSGRDIQNQGIEPDVLLPQPEPLEPDGDGDSWREAAATLLVADLAAPALAP from the coding sequence ATGACGGGCCTGTGCCTGCAGCTGTGGCTGCCCGCCCCGGCGCTGGCCCTCAGCGATGCCCAGCAACTGGTGGTGGAGGCCTGGCGGCTGGTGAACCAGAGCTACGTCGATCCCGCCCGGCTGGAGGCGGTGCAATGGCGGCGCCTGCGCCAGAAAGCCCTGGAGACCTCGATCGCCAGCTCGGTGCAGGCCTACGAGGCCATCGAGACCATGCTGGCGCCGATCGGCGACCCCTACACCCGGATGCTGCGCCCGGAGGAGTACGCCACCCTGCGCTCCAACACCCAGGGCCGTGTGACCGGTGTGGGGCTGCAGCTGGGACTGCGGGCGGGGGATCAGCGGATCGTCGTGATCGCCCCGCTCGATGCCTCCCCCGCCGCCGACGCGGGGATCGTCTCCGGCACCGAGATCCTCAAGGTGGACGGCATCCCGGCCGAGGTGCTGGGACTCGAGGGCACCGCCGCCCGCCTGCGGGGCCCCGCGGGCAGCGACGTTCTCCTGGCCCTGCGCACCCCGGCGGGCCAGCCCACGGAGGTGCTGCTCGACCGCCGCGAGGTGGATCTGCAACCGGTGCGCAGCCATCGCCTGCAGAGCGAGGGGCACACCCTGGGCTACTTGCGGATCACCCAGTTCAGTGAACCGGTGCCCCAGCAGGTGCGCTCCGCCCTTGCTGAGCTGACCGCCGCCGGCGGCAGCGGGCCGATCGAAGGGCTGATCCTTGATCTGCGCAACAACTCGGGTGGCCTGGTGGCGGCCGGGCTGGCGGTGGCCGATGGGCTGCTGGACGGGGAGCCGATCGTGGAAACCCAGGATCGGGGTGGCATCGCCGCCAGGCAACAGGCGACCCCCGGCCGTCTCTATGGCGGCCCCATGCTCACCCTGGTCAACGCCGGCACCGCCAGCGCCAGCGAGATCCTGGCCGGTGCCCTGCAGGACAGTGGCCGCTCCCGCCTGGCCGGCAGCCGCACGTTCGGCAAGGGACTGATCCAGACCCTGATCAACCTGAGTGATGGCAGCGGTCTGGCCGTGACCGTGGCCCGCTATCTCACGCCCAGCGGCCGCGACATCCAGAACCAGGGCATCGAGCCGGACGTGCTGCTGCCCCAGCCCGAACCTCTGGAGCCGGACGGGGACGGGGACTCCTGGCGAGAGGCGGCCGCCACGCTGCTGGTGGCTGACCTGGCGGCCCCAGCCCTGGCGCCATGA